The segment ACTCTGCATATAATTCAACGACTTTTTTTGATGACCAGCCATCGTATTTCTCCATTAAATAAGACGGCAGTTCATAATGTTCCAAGCAAAGCATCGGTTCCACACCGGCGGCCAATAATGCATCCACCATGTCGCTGATGTGCTGCGCGTATTCTTCATCAACTACCAGATTTTCATAATCAGTGAAAAAACGTGCCCAGTTGATCGACGTACGATAATGTGTCAAGTGGATCTCTTTCATCAGATCGACATCATCTTGGTATTTTTCCATAAAATTCGTAGCCACTGCTGGACCATATCCATTATGCCACACAAAAGTTTCTTCTTTATACCAGCTGTCTAGGAATGAATCTTGTCCATCTTTTTTCCCATGCCAGCCTTCTGTTTGCCAAGCCGACGAAGCGGCGCCGATAATAAAATTTTCAGGTATAGCGATTTTCATAATGTCCTCCTTGATTAAGCAACTTCATTGCGTGTACGATTCATGACTTTTACAAATGGCAGATAGATCAAGATCGATACTACGATACACACGATTTGTGTAATGACCGCTCCGATATCACCTGCTGTTGCCAAATATGCGTTGACGATCGGCGGCATTGGCCACGGCACCATCACGACTGCTTTGGCAGCAAAGCCCATTGTTGTTGCTATATATCCGATCGTACCAGTGATCAGCGGTGTGATGACAAATGGGATCGCCAAGATCGGATTCAGCATGATCGGCATTCCGAAGATCACAGGTTCATTGATATTGAAGATTCCCGGCGCCAAAGAAAGCTTTGTGATCTGACGCATATCTTCCCGTTTTCCGACTAATAAGATCGCGACTAGCAACCCAATCGTGACACCTGAACCACCCATATTCATATACATATCCCAAAATGGCATCGTAATGATATTTGGTACTTCTTTACCAGCTTCAAACGCTTCGGTATTGACGGCGATCGCTGCCAGCAATAATGGCTCGCGGATCGGTTTGACCATTTGATTTCCGTGGATCCCGATAACCCAAAAGATTTGAGCAATAAACATCAGCAGCAATATTCCAGGAAGACCTTGAACGACGCCTTCTAAAGGCCGTTGAATAATATTATAAATAATATCATAGGCATAAGAACCGGTGATTGCCTTGATAATAAAGCCTAGTGTCGCGATGATCGCAACTGTTAAAATCGTTGGGAACAATGCCGAAAAACTAGAAGCCACATTTGCGGGCACCGTCTCAGGCATCTTTAACTGCAATTTCTTTTGACGGCCTAACCAACAATATAATTCAATGGAGATGATCGCAACGAACATCCCTAAAAACAAACCCTTCGTATCCGTATACTGTTTTGCCAAAACATTTTCCGCTATGACTGTTGTATCATTATTAACAAATTCATAGACTGTCGGATTCACCGAAAGATAGGACATGACTGCCACGACTCCCGGAAAGATCCCTTTGACATTATTCAATTTCGCCAATTCGATCCCAATCAAAAATACCGCATAGATGGTTAAAAAGCTCAATGTCACATAACTAATAGCTGAAGATATCGGTTTCAAATCCTCTAAAAACCGCAGAGCATTGATCTGTGCCAATCCATTTTCCGAATCAAAAACCATCGCTGAAAACAATGTCCCGAATGCTCCTGTGATAATGACAGGGATCAATGAAGCAAATGCGTCTTTGATCACCTTGATGTAGCGCAGACTATTGATTTTTGTGGCAAATTTCCCTAATATATTTGCCAATTTATCCATAAAACCTGTTTCCATTTAATTCTTCCCCTTTCAGTCTACTACTTGGTCACACGTCTTGGAACTGTAAATTATATTTTTCCTTAAAAACGTATGTCCTTCTTGCTGGATAGTTCATTTTTCCCAATAACTCACTGCGTATCTTTTATCAGAAAACTTTCACAAACGCACGAAATACAACGCTTACAATATTGGGTTTTTAAATAATAAGAATTTTTGTGGATAATTATTTCTGCCAAAAGAAAAAGTCATCTGATGTATGTACTATAAAATACATCAGATGACTTGTCAATATCATTTGTTACCGATTTCATTTTTTTGATGAATAATCGCATTTAATTGTTTGCGGTTGTTTGCCATGTGAATCGTCATAGCATCCAATGCGCCGGTTTCATCGTGTTTTCCGATCGCTTCAGTTATATCTTTATGCATATCGATCGTCTCGATTTTGAGGTGCTGGATATCATAATTTTTATTGAATAAGGCGATTGCTTCGTTAATGATCGGTACGATATGAAACAGTGCGACATTGCCGCTTGCTTCTGCAATCGTCGTATGGAAATCAATATCCAATTCAACATGCCGTTTATCGTTTTGATAAAAGGATTCTTCGATCTCAATTCTCAATCGATTCATTTTTTCGATTTGTTCATTTGTCGCATGTTTTGCAGCTAGTGCAGCCATTTTAGGTTCCAGCAGATATCTTAGCTCAAATAGATCTGAAATCATTTTATCTTGGTCTTTGATCAACGAAAAACCTAATGGATCAGTCGCGATTCCTCGTTTGCTGCTGATGAAGGTACCAGCGCCTTGACGCACTTCCAATACATTTCTTGAGGCCAATGCTTTTACCGATTCCCGTACTGTGCTGCGACCAACATCTAATTGCTGAGACAGTTCATACTCATTAGGCAACTTCATACCCACATCCAGATCATTCTCATTGATATAGCGGATGATCTTATCTACTGTTTTATCTACCAGCGTTTTGTTTTCCATGTGTTTACTCCTTTCTTAAATTCATCTGATGTCTATCATTTTAACTGATAGCACAAGTAAACACAAATCCGTTCGCTGGTTTCCTAATTGGAGTTGTTAGTTATCTTTTCGATTATTTTTCTATATCAGAAAATAATACCATTCACTTTACAAAAAAACTGACGACCACTATGTAGCGGTCGTCAGTTGCTTTTAAACTTCTGCGTCTGGTTGACGGTCCAATACTTTCAAGAATGGGAACCAAATGATTGCTACGATCACAAAGTCAATCACTTGCAGTAATCCGCCCAGCCAAGAGTTTGTCGCTAAGATACCGCTGGCGATGATCGGAACGGTCCAAGGAACAGAAACACCGGTAGGAGCTGGCACAAGTCCTGCTACCATTACAAAGTAGTTCAATGTTGTCACTACTAATGGAGCCAAAACCCAAGGAATCAAGATCGTTGCGTTCAAGACGATTGGCAAACCGAAGATCATAGGTTCGTTTACGTTGAAGATACCAGGTCCTAATGCTAGACGACCGATATCTTTGTATTGTTTTTTCTTCATGATAAAGACTAACATCACAACTACTGCCAACGTCATACCCGAACCACCTAAACCAACAGTGAATGTTTCCATAAATGGTTTTGTGATGATGTGAGGTAATGGATCGCCAGCTTTATACGCGTCTAAATTATCCAGCATCAATGTGTTCCAGATTGGGTCCATCACTGAGTTGACAATGATTTGACCATGTAAACCAAAGAACCATAAAAATTGAACAAAGAACAATGCGATCAATGTCGCTGGCAAGCTGCTTCCTAAACCAGTCAATGGTTTTTGGATCACTTCATAGATTACGTCGTGCAAGTTTACGTCAAATACACCCGTTACGATGGCATTGATGATCAAGAAAACACTCAATGTCAAAATCGCTGGGATCAATGCGGCAAATGATTTGGTAACTGCTGGCGGAACACCGTCAGGCATGCGGATTTGCCACCCGCGTTTTGTAATACGGCAATAAATTTCAGCCGCTAAGAATGATGCAAGCATCCCGATAAACATCCCTTTAGCACCAAGACGGTCAAGGCTTAAAATATTCCCAACGGTTTCTCCGCTTTCTGTTACTGTAAAGAAAGGTGTCAATATCAAGAAGCTAGCAAGAGAGACAGCGCCTCCAAAAACTCCTTCAACATCATATGATTTAGATAAATAATAGCCAATACCAAACGTTACAAATACACTCATAATACTCATTGTTGCGTTTTGTCCGTTTCCGAATAAATTAGACAACGTTCCTTTTGTAGCGTCGTTGAAAAACGGCAAGTTATTGATTACGACTACGATCGATCCGAACATAGTCAAAGGAAACGCTAACATAAATGCGTCACGCAACACTGTCAAATAACGGTTCTGTCCCAGCCAATTTGCTAGGGGCATAATTTTTTCACTGATTTTATCCATGAACCCATTCACAAAAATCCACTCCTCTTATTTCTTTTAGTAATCGATTACAAATGTAATAATATCATGGTATCTTATATAAGTCTATACTTTTTTAATAAAAGTATATTTTTATAACATAAATAAATTATATTAATTTTAATCCGCTTTCTTTTATAGGAAGTCTCACCAGTTTTGATAACGATTTGCTAATAAAAAAATGTTTAAATAACGAAATAAAAGATCTCCTTAAAGATAATCTTTAAGGAGATCTTTTGAAGAAATCAATTTCTGGTTAAGATCATTTCCGTCACAAATTTGTCATAGCGATGAACGGAAACCGAATGTTCAAAGGCAGCTCCAGTGACAAGATAGCCGATTTGTTCAGCGACACCGACTGGATCTCCTTTTTCTAACGCCAATTCTTCTGCTTCAAAATCAGTTGCTTTACGGACTGTAATAGTTCGATGGCCGCTTTGGATCTTCAGGTGCAGCTCTTCTTCAATATATTCATAGATGGAGGCCTGTAATGTTTCCTTTTTCAAACCCGGAATTACATCGATAGGCATATGAGTCTCTTCAATAACCGTTGGGCTGCCATTGAGATAGCGGACACGATAAATATGATAGACAAAATCATCTTCGGAAATATTCAATTTGTTCTGGATAAACGGATCTGCTTTGACTACTGAAAAATCAAGCACTTTACTGGTTACTTGCTTATCCGGATTCTCAGCTGTTTTTCCTCGAAATTGATTGATGATCGCGATACGGTCGATTTCTTTTTTCGACAAGTCTTTAACAAACGTTCCTGAACCGCGACGCTTGATGATCAGGCCTTCAGACACTAAAATATCCAATGCCTGTTTGATGGTCATCTTGCTGGCTTCATAGTGTGCCCCCAGATCTTTTTCAGAAGGCAGCTTGTCATTTGATTTATACTCTCCCGCCAATATCTTATTTCTCAAATCCCCAGAAATATGGATATATTTTTTCATAATAAATCACCTCTCTTATCACTGGTTTACATACTTAGATAATAACTTATTTAACTCACAAAAGTCTATTCCGATTCTGCTATAAAAGAAGAGGGATCAGAACACCTTCCTGCCCTGATCCCTCCTATATATTATTTATTTGCCATTTTTTTGTAAATGTCAATGAGTTCTTTGGCTAGATCGGTAAAGGCTATCGCTGTCATCAAATGGTCTTGACTGTGCACAGTCAACAAAGTCACTTCCATATGATTTCCTTGTGCTTCTTGTGTCAGCATGTTGGTTTGCGCATGATGCGCTTCAACCAATGAGGCCTCTGCGTCTTTGATTTTTTGATCAGCAGTTTCAAAATCGCCTTCTTTTGCAGCTTGGATGGCTTCCATCGCGTCACTTTTGGCATTGCCGCCGTACATGATCAAGCCCATGATCGCTTCAAGATTTTGTTGTTCCATGTGTCTATTTCCCTTCCATCAAATTTTCAGCTTGTGTAAGTACTTTTTCTCCGTTCATCATGCCGTAATCCGCCATGTTGATCACATCAAATGGAATTCCTTTTGGATCCAACTTTTCCGCAAATTGGTTTTTCATGAAACGGACTTGTGGTCCTAATAAAAGTACATCTACAGGTTTAGTAGCTAAGTTATTGTCTGCATCAGACGCCGCTACTGCAAAGATATCTGCATCCATTCCTTTTTCTTCCGCTGCTTTTTGCATTTTTGTTACAAGTAAACTCGTGCTCATTCCTGCTGAACAAACCAGCATAATCGTTTTTTTAGCCATTTTTTCCACCTCATTAATTATTTTCAATAGTTTTTATCAGGGTATCTTCTAATGTCACTTGATTCGTTTCCGCAACATTTTTGATCCAATGT is part of the Enterococcus mediterraneensis genome and harbors:
- a CDS encoding PTS sugar transporter subunit IIC, coding for METGFMDKLANILGKFATKINSLRYIKVIKDAFASLIPVIITGAFGTLFSAMVFDSENGLAQINALRFLEDLKPISSAISYVTLSFLTIYAVFLIGIELAKLNNVKGIFPGVVAVMSYLSVNPTVYEFVNNDTTVIAENVLAKQYTDTKGLFLGMFVAIISIELYCWLGRQKKLQLKMPETVPANVASSFSALFPTILTVAIIATLGFIIKAITGSYAYDIIYNIIQRPLEGVVQGLPGILLLMFIAQIFWVIGIHGNQMVKPIREPLLLAAIAVNTEAFEAGKEVPNIITMPFWDMYMNMGGSGVTIGLLVAILLVGKREDMRQITKLSLAPGIFNINEPVIFGMPIMLNPILAIPFVITPLITGTIGYIATTMGFAAKAVVMVPWPMPPIVNAYLATAGDIGAVITQIVCIVVSILIYLPFVKVMNRTRNEVA
- a CDS encoding FadR/GntR family transcriptional regulator; amino-acid sequence: MENKTLVDKTVDKIIRYINENDLDVGMKLPNEYELSQQLDVGRSTVRESVKALASRNVLEVRQGAGTFISSKRGIATDPLGFSLIKDQDKMISDLFELRYLLEPKMAALAAKHATNEQIEKMNRLRIEIEESFYQNDKRHVELDIDFHTTIAEASGNVALFHIVPIINEAIALFNKNYDIQHLKIETIDMHKDITEAIGKHDETGALDAMTIHMANNRKQLNAIIHQKNEIGNK
- the celB gene encoding PTS cellobiose transporter subunit IIC, whose translation is MNGFMDKISEKIMPLANWLGQNRYLTVLRDAFMLAFPLTMFGSIVVVINNLPFFNDATKGTLSNLFGNGQNATMSIMSVFVTFGIGYYLSKSYDVEGVFGGAVSLASFLILTPFFTVTESGETVGNILSLDRLGAKGMFIGMLASFLAAEIYCRITKRGWQIRMPDGVPPAVTKSFAALIPAILTLSVFLIINAIVTGVFDVNLHDVIYEVIQKPLTGLGSSLPATLIALFFVQFLWFFGLHGQIIVNSVMDPIWNTLMLDNLDAYKAGDPLPHIITKPFMETFTVGLGGSGMTLAVVVMLVFIMKKKQYKDIGRLALGPGIFNVNEPMIFGLPIVLNATILIPWVLAPLVVTTLNYFVMVAGLVPAPTGVSVPWTVPIIASGILATNSWLGGLLQVIDFVIVAIIWFPFLKVLDRQPDAEV
- a CDS encoding GntR family transcriptional regulator, whose amino-acid sequence is MKKYIHISGDLRNKILAGEYKSNDKLPSEKDLGAHYEASKMTIKQALDILVSEGLIIKRRGSGTFVKDLSKKEIDRIAIINQFRGKTAENPDKQVTSKVLDFSVVKADPFIQNKLNISEDDFVYHIYRVRYLNGSPTVIEETHMPIDVIPGLKKETLQASIYEYIEEELHLKIQSGHRTITVRKATDFEAEELALEKGDPVGVAEQIGYLVTGAAFEHSVSVHRYDKFVTEMILTRN
- a CDS encoding PTS lactose/cellobiose transporter subunit IIA, whose product is MEQQNLEAIMGLIMYGGNAKSDAMEAIQAAKEGDFETADQKIKDAEASLVEAHHAQTNMLTQEAQGNHMEVTLLTVHSQDHLMTAIAFTDLAKELIDIYKKMANK
- a CDS encoding PTS sugar transporter subunit IIB, with product MAKKTIMLVCSAGMSTSLLVTKMQKAAEEKGMDADIFAVAASDADNNLATKPVDVLLLGPQVRFMKNQFAEKLDPKGIPFDVINMADYGMMNGEKVLTQAENLMEGK